TGCTTTCCAAGTTTCGAAAAGCAGACATGTACGGTATGGCTCCCGCTGTAGCTAATTTATTTATGGTGACTCAAGAAAAAGCAGAAAATTTGTTGGTACAATGGTTAATTAATTTCAGAGAAGATGGAGAATATGCTTTGGTTTATGTTCCTAAAAGTTTGGAAGTTTAATGTGTTGATATACGAAATGAAAAATGCAAGTACACTGTTCCCAATATACTAGATAATAATTATAACATGCTTTTAAATAAATTAAAAGAAATTGAAATTGCTATAGATGGCAACGAAAATTCCAATTTGGAGCAAATACAAACTGCTTCGATTTTAAAACATTTATTACTTCAAATTGATTATAAATCTGAACATATTTCAGATTTACCCTTAGAAAGAACTTTAGAGCTTTTAATTCATTTGAAGGGTGAAGCTTTATCTTTAGAAGAAGAAACTATGGTAAGAGCACTATTTGTAAATATGTAAGTTTTTAAGACACCGTGTGTCGCATAAAGTGAGATGCATCGGTCGTAAATTTGTAGTGTAATAGAAGCAGAAATGCTAAGATTTACAAAAGTATTTTAAGTTTAGTGGTTAATTAATGAATTAAAAATTTGAACTGGATTAATAGCAATTTAAAGTTTGATTTTTAAGTTTGGGAGGGTAGCAAGATTTATTTTGTTGCCCTCTTTTTTTTATTAAAATCGTAAGGCTATAGCACTTCGTTATCGTAAAATGTTATGGCATCCTGAAGCGCCCTATCTAATATTTTATTTTCCTTGGCAATGCGTGGTGTTTTCCAGTTAAAATATCTTATAAAATCTGCCAAAATAACCTCGCGATATTGGCTAATACTAGCGATGTCAAAAAATAAACGTCCCGTACGTCTCACAAAAAAGTCTGTTAAACCACTGGTCATTTCATAGTTTATACTAAACCAAAGCTCTGCTCTAATGAGGCCTTCTAATGGTGATTGGTTTTCAAAATCTTTTATTTTGTTTACGATGTCTAAGGCCTTCCTGCCATAATTGGTACAAAGATACCAAGCATGATAATCATTTGGAATTCCTAATTTATTCAGCTTTAAAGCGAGTTCCTTTTGAAATTTTGTAATGTCATTAATGGTGTCAAAAGGTGGGTTTACTAATGGTATTTTTTCGGTTAGAGAGTTTTTTAATTTGCATTTTTTTTCTGAAGACATCCGGTTTAAAACAACATCCAAAACACGTTGGGCCATTTTCCTATAGCCTGTAAGTTTACCTCCTGCTATAGTAATTAATCCTGTTGGTGATTCAAAAATTTCGTCCTTTCTTGATAATTCCGAAGGTCCTTTATCTTTTTCATGAATTAAAGGACGTAATCCTGCCCAACTGGATTCCACATCATTTTCGGTTAAATGTATGTCTGGAAAGGTCTCATGTATAGCTTCTAGTAGGTAGTGTAAATCTTTTTTGGTACTCACAACACGATTTTTATGCCCTGTATAATTGGTATCGGTGGTGCCAACATAAGTGGCACGACCTCTAGGAATAGCAAAAATCATACGTCCGTCCTTCACATCAAAGTAAAGCGCCTGTTTTATAGGTAGTTTATGATGCGGAAATACAATATGAACGCCTTTTGTTAAATGGAGATGTTTATGATTTATAGAATGGTCTGTACGGCGTATCACATCTGCCCATGGACCCGTTGCCGAGATGTAATGTTTAGCCTTAATTTTTAAGGATTTTTCCCCAAGATGATCTTCACAATTTAAACCGTTTATTTTTGAATTTGTATGATAATTGAAAGTTGTGAGTTCGCAGTAATTTATAATGGTAGCTCCAAATGCGGCTGCTGTTTTTAATATTTCGATAGTAAGTCTGGCATCATCGGTACGGTATTCCGCGTAAAAACCACCACCTGTTGTGGCATTAGGGTTAAGTAGGGGTTCTTTTTCTAAGGTTTCTTGCTTGTTTAACATGATTCTTCCGTCAGCTTCAGGTACATCTGCCAAAAAATCATATACTTTTAACCCAATAGAGGTCATTAAAGGACCATAAGTACCTTTCTTAGTTAAAGGTAGCAACATTTTTTCGGGAATGACTAAATGTGGCGCAAGCCTATGTACAATGGCTCGTTCGGACCCAGATTCCCTAACCAAGCCTACTTCAAATTGTTTTAGGTAGCGCAGTCCTCCATGTATGAGTTTCGTGGATTTATTACTGGTGCCCGACGCAAAATCACCTTTTTCAATTAAGCATACATGCAGTCCTCGGGAAGCTGCATCTAAGGCAATGCCAGCCCCTGTAACACCACCGCCAATAATAGCCAAATCGAAAGTGCTTGTTTTTAGCTTTTCGAGGGTGTCTTCTCTTTTATATATTGAAAAATTAGTGGGTGCTTTAGACATATAGGGTAGGGTATAAAAAAAAGATCATCTAGCAAAGTTATTAACCCAATGGATAACCTTTTTTAGATGTTCTGTTAATATATCATGTTTCCACGGATGTGAGGCCCCAAAAACATGATTGGCACCTTCAATGATTTTAAAAGTGCTTTTGCTGTTCCATTTATGCAGGTTTTGTGCTTCTTCGATTAATACGCTGGTATCCTTATCGCCATGAATAATTAGTAAAGGTTGTTTGAGCTTTGAAACGGCTCGTTTAATATTAAGACGTTCTTTGTGCTTGATAAAATCTTCATAAAACTGATAAAAATGTGGCATTTGTTGTTTTGTTCTACCGTTTACTACATATTTTACCCCATCTTTTTTCCACAGCTCAGCATCACCAGAAATGGGGTATCGGTTGGCATAATCGCTAACCCCTGCTAGACTTATTACTTGTTTTACACGCTGGTCTTCATAGGCTTTTATAATCACAATGCCACCAGCTCTGCTATGTCCTAAAAGCGTGATGTTTGTGGGATCTAGTTCATCTTTATAGCTTTGGTTTTCGGTTACCCAATCTATAATGGTTTCCAAATCATCTAACTCTTTACTGTAGTTGTTATTTCCAAAGGCTTCTAGATCGGGAAAATCTATAGGGTTTTCTCGGGTTCCGCCATTAAAGGCAAAATTGAATTTTATAAAAAAGTAATTTAATTCAGCAAAAGCTTTTGCCATTAAATTCCAAGCTCCCCAGTCTTTAAAACCTTTGTAACCATGACAAAATATGAGTACAGGTTTAGGTTTTTTATTACCTTTAAAAAAGATATCGGTT
This genomic interval from Tamlana carrageenivorans contains the following:
- a CDS encoding glycerol-3-phosphate dehydrogenase/oxidase, which gives rise to MSKAPTNFSIYKREDTLEKLKTSTFDLAIIGGGVTGAGIALDAASRGLHVCLIEKGDFASGTSNKSTKLIHGGLRYLKQFEVGLVRESGSERAIVHRLAPHLVIPEKMLLPLTKKGTYGPLMTSIGLKVYDFLADVPEADGRIMLNKQETLEKEPLLNPNATTGGGFYAEYRTDDARLTIEILKTAAAFGATIINYCELTTFNYHTNSKINGLNCEDHLGEKSLKIKAKHYISATGPWADVIRRTDHSINHKHLHLTKGVHIVFPHHKLPIKQALYFDVKDGRMIFAIPRGRATYVGTTDTNYTGHKNRVVSTKKDLHYLLEAIHETFPDIHLTENDVESSWAGLRPLIHEKDKGPSELSRKDEIFESPTGLITIAGGKLTGYRKMAQRVLDVVLNRMSSEKKCKLKNSLTEKIPLVNPPFDTINDITKFQKELALKLNKLGIPNDYHAWYLCTNYGRKALDIVNKIKDFENQSPLEGLIRAELWFSINYEMTSGLTDFFVRRTGRLFFDIASISQYREVILADFIRYFNWKTPRIAKENKILDRALQDAITFYDNEVL
- a CDS encoding alpha/beta hydrolase family protein — translated: MIIKKNNGIPGKHNKPILTDIFFKGNKKPKPVLIFCHGYKGFKDWGAWNLMAKAFAELNYFFIKFNFAFNGGTRENPIDFPDLEAFGNNNYSKELDDLETIIDWVTENQSYKDELDPTNITLLGHSRAGGIVIIKAYEDQRVKQVISLAGVSDYANRYPISGDAELWKKDGVKYVVNGRTKQQMPHFYQFYEDFIKHKERLNIKRAVSKLKQPLLIIHGDKDTSVLIEEAQNLHKWNSKSTFKIIEGANHVFGASHPWKHDILTEHLKKVIHWVNNFAR